The segment GGCATTGCAAGTCCGCCGAGAAGGACGACAGTGTCTGCGTGATAATCGATATCTTCACCGATCTGCATGCCGCTTGGTGTGGATACTATTGCCTTTGCTTCGTGGTTTCGGATGTCGGGAATGAAGCCTACCTCGATCGGTGTATCCCTCAGGACGTATGCCATAATCTCTGCAAAAGGTGTGCAGAAGCCAGCTGTTCCGATGAACATTACTTTCTTTGAATCCTTTACAAGCCCTCTGAAAGATGTCAGAAGTCCACCGATGCCGTTGGCATTATTGATTACTTCCATGATTACTCCATTAAAAAAAGAGGTTATACAGCCGGATCGGCTGTATATTGAATTAATGAATTTATACGTTCTTGATGCCGAATGATTCGAGAAGGATTCCAGGGTTGATGCGACCGCTGGTGAATGACTTTTTGGTTGCGACATCGTTGATTGTGATCTTTGCAGGAGCGAACATACCGGCGTCGACCTTGAAGAAGTCGAAACCTGCTTCCTTGAAGGTTGTGAAGAATGGCTTACCGAAGTCCCTGGATGTTGTGGATGGTGCCTTCTTTACGAAGTCTTCGAGTTTCTCTGCGTCTCCGTAGTCAACGGTGTAGTAGGTCTCACCACAGTAGATGATACAGTCGTTGGTTGAACCCATGCACTTTGTGTCGTCTCCGACGATTGGTGCAATAGGTGCTACACCGAAACCGCTCTTGATGGTGTTGATGTCAAAGCCGATGGACTCGAGCTTGTGGATACCTGTTTCAACGACCCTTGCGGAGATCTGTACTGAACCTGCGATTGATGATGTTGGTGCTACTGCGACGTAAACGTTCTGTGGCTCAACACTGCAGTGCTTTGCGATGTACTCAACGATCTCCTCGGTTGGGAGCTTGTCGGATTCCATTACGAGAACTGCTGCATCTGCATCGTCCTTGTAGCCGATCTCTTCGTAGAGCTCTTTTGGTTTAAGGCCAAGACCTCTTGCAGGACCGGAGCCCATACCGAAGTAGTCGCCGACTGCAATTCTCCATCCTGCGTACTGGGATGCCATACATGCGATGGTAGGGTGGTCTGTAGCAACCTGGATAGCTGGTACTGGAAGACCATCGAGGTCGACCTTTGTGTATGAGATCTCTGCAAGGTCTGCAAGGCAGAGGCGTGAGAGGTACATACCTGCATCATAGCCACCCTCAACATTGACACCACAGTCAATGATGGTAGCGCCGTTCTCAAGTTCCTTTGACTCGACCTTGATCTCTTCTTCCCAGTCTAACATCTCATCAATAATAGCTAAGCCCTTTTCGTTGACACTTATCATCTTAAATCCCTCTACATGGTTAGGTGTCAATGATTGGGTAGGTTAGAATATGAATTTATCGGTGTTTAGGAAGTTAATGGAGAGTGGTTTTTATTTTTATGTTTACTGCTGAGTAATATTATGCAGAATATAAGTGAAGCTATAATCGTTGATACATGCTCTTGGCACTAATATAAGTAAATCTTTGTTTTTGCTGAGGTTTTCTAAAGTACGCTATTTATGAAATTATGGAAGCTCTGGGGCTGAGATCTTTTAATTATCATTGGTCATTTTTCTGTACTAATCTAAGATTTGTATATTTTTCTAACACTCTGATTTATTAGGAAGTTAAACAGAGTTCTTATTGGTGATATTTTGGGGGATATTAGCTTTCAGAATTTAATAATATATTATTGTAAATCTTCCAAAAGCTAAAGCCAAAACAGTAGTCTATAAGGGGGCAATAAATAATGGCACAGAGGATGACATCACCTGAACGGATGATGGCGGTTATGTCCGGACAAAAACCGGATCGTATACCTGTGGTTCCTTTTGCTTTGGGATATTCTTCAAAGGTTCTTGGTATATCTCTTGGTGATTGGTATGCAGATGGAAACAAGTGTTTTGAAGCACAGTTAGCTTCAATGCGCCTGCATGGTTATGAAGAGACACCGATGTATGGATACGCTTCCTGCGGTGCCTGGGAATTTGGAGGCAAAATAGGTTTTCCTTATGGCAAAGGACAGGGTGCTCCCTATGTTATAGAACATCCTGTGAAGAACATTGATGATATTGAAAATTTAAGTGTACCTGACTTCAAGGATGAACTTCCTGGTGCATATAAAGAAGCGGATAAACTAGCTTCCAGATGTGCTGAGTTTGGTATGCCGGTCTCTATACAGGTAGGTAGTGTATTTACAACTGCTTCAGTTGTTGCGGATACATCTGATTTTTTGACCTGGATCATGATGGAACCCAAATCTGTACACGTATTACTTAGTAAGGTCGCGGATATGTTCATTAATGCTATAGATTATTTCGCAGACAAATATGGTGCAGAAAACCTGCTTCCTTTCGATGGGGGTCCATCTGAATCCAATACTATGATCTCTCCTGATATGTTTGGAGAATTCGCCTTTCCTTACATGAAGAGAATTCATTCTCATATGAAAGAACTGGGGGTACATGCTGTACTTATGCATCCGTGTGCAAACCAGAATGGTAACATCCCTTATTATGTAAAAATGAGGGAAGAGCTTGGATGGACTGGAAAATATGTATGGCTCTTTGGTCCGGAAACACCTGTAAGCAGTCAGGTAAAAGCATTCGGTGACCACGATGTCGTCTGTGGTAATATAGATCCATCACTTTTCATTACCAAATCATATGAAGAGTTAGTGGAAATATGCAGACAGAATATCCTTGAAGGGAAAGATTCTCCCTCAGGTTTCATACTGGCTCCCGGCTGTGAATTCCCTGTTGGCGCGCCACCGATCAAATTGATGGCTATGATGGATGCTGCCGAAAAATATGGCAGATACGAATAAATGGGCATTGAAACCAATGTCTATTTTACTCTTTTATTTTTCAAGAACCCACGTTTCGTCTAAAACATATCAAAACAGAAATTCTTTGACGAAAGAGGGTTGAACTATATATCAATATTCCCTCTCCTCTTCTTCATCAATCTCTTCTCCATCATCCCCCATCTGCTCTACATCAAACACCGGAACCTCAACTTCAGGATACCACTGCTGCAGGAACGTGATCATGTGATATTTCATGAACACCTTTCCAGGCAATGCAATAAATGCAAGCAGGAATATGAAAAATACCAGCTCGATCAGGATGATCGGTACGAGGAATATCCATACGGCAATATCTGATCCGGGCAGGACTGTTGTGAGGATAAAGTACAACAGCAGGTCTGCAAGCAGGAGGAAGAGTCCCACTGCGATTATCATTATCAGCATGAGGATACCGATTATTATGGCAACGGCAATTCCAAGAATTATTCTTCCGAACCAGTAGCCGATTATTTGTTTCCAGTCCTTCCTGAACTGTCCGAAGACGTTGGCGAATGCACGGAAGATGCCGGTCTCGGTGTAGATGGCAACAGGTATCGCGAGGTTGACAAATGAACTGATGATACCTCCGATTATTGCTACTATCAGGATTATGCCGATCAGCAGGAAGATTGCTGAGACAATGGCAACCATTATGGTCTCTTCGAAGTTCTGGGCGGAAGAGGCTATCAATGGCAGTACAATCGGAAGGGCCATGGCCACAATTATGGCAAGCAGAAGAATGCCCACCAATAGCCTGAATGTGAACAGGCCCAGACCTTTCCTCAGGTACTTGCGGGAGTATTCCCAAAACTTTACTTCGTTGCTTACAAGGGAGTCAACGAATACGAATTCCATTACACTGGATACGTATGAGAAGAACAGGATCAGGGCAAATATGAGTAGGATTACAGCGATTATCAATCCCAGATCCGGGGCACTGGTGGGGATCTGGTCAGCCAGTCCTCCGAATGAATCGGCGAATCCTTCGAACGGACCGGAATCCTGGAAGTCATAATCATTGGACGAATAGCTATTGCTACCGCTATTAAAATTGCCTCCGCTGCCTCCTATCAGCATAACTATGATCGCGAGTTTCATCCATTTCCAGAAATCAAAGGGCTCAAACAGGCATTTCTTTGTTCTGGATACGGCTTTATCCACAGCTTCGACTACATACCATTCCATATGTCTAAATATCGTCAGGCCGCATAAATAGTTTATGATGTATTTTGTGAGATCTCATTGTCGTAACATATATATCCAACATCTACAATATCTATTAATTACTGGAAATAGTAAAAATAAGGCGTTGAAATGGAAACTGCAAAGAAAGAATTTCAGAACCTTGTATACCAGAGCATGAAGTCCTACGGACTTGATGAGCTTTCCTCTAAGTTACTTGCAGTACTTTATTCCGCACCCGATCCACTTACCCTTGATGATCTTTCTAAAATGAGCGGTTATAGTTTTTCAGCAGTCAGTGCGTCAATGAAACTGCTTAGCGGAGTAAAGTTGGTGGAAAAGACCAAGAGGTCCGGTTCTAAGAAATTGTACTTCTCGGTCCAGCGAGATATGCTGACACTTAGTATCAATGCGATAAAGTCCAAGAATGAACATATGGTGGTTCCCGCAATCCAGAATCTTCCTGCAATGATTGAAAGATGCAGAAATAGTGATGCTGAAGAATCGGAAGAGATGCTCAACATCATCGAGGATTATTATCAGCAGATGGTTGCACTGGAACTTATCTTCAAGAAATTGATCGAATACACAGAAAATATCAGGACTGAGGTGAATAAAAGATGAATCCGAATGTAAAACCTTTATGTTTGTTACTGCTTGTTCTTGCTGTTGCTATAACCGGAACAACAACAGCATCAGCAGATGATTCTTTTACTGGTGGGATAATATGTCTAAATGCAGAGATAAAGGAGCTAAGCCCCAGTTCGGTAGGCATCGATGAAGAGTTCACCCTTGCCATCGATCTTGAGAGCTGCGGTTCCGAAGCTCCTAAAGATATTACCTTTGAGATCATCAGCATCCCTCCGGATATCATCGTCACAGAAGATCTTGTAACCAGAATTGCTGAATTCTCATACCCTTCAAGCGAAAGGAATCTGATATATCACATGAGGACAACCCCGGATGCAAATCCCGGTCCTCATATCATCAAGATGAAACTGACATATGCCAATAAAGAGCTCGAGACCACGAAGTATTATGAGGTCGATGTCAGGGTGACAGGTGAGGATGCCGAACCAAGGATCTCTTCCGTCACCACCAATCCTGAGTATATCTATGAAGGGGATACTGTCGACCTTACACTTGGTATAGAAAACTACGGTGAAGCAATTGCTAAATCCGTATCTGTTAGCGTGGATCATGATTTTAAAGGCATTAAGAACTCCACTATCGGAACCCTTGGCCTGAATGGTAGTCAAACTGCATTGTTCAAGTTCAAAGCGGATAGTGCCGGTGAATTCAACATTCCTGTCATCATAGGGTATGAAGATGATTTCGGCATGCAGCAGGATGAATACGACATTACGATAACCGTCCTTGACAAAAAAGGAAGCCTGCATCTTGCTTCTGTAAAGGTGGATCCTGTAATTCCTTCTGTTGATGACACTGTAGAGTTGACCATGAGGATAGAGAACTCCGGGGACCGCAGGATCAATTCGATCAGGGTCTATGCCGACCATCCGTTCATGGGCTTAAAAGAATCCTTTATCGGAACACTTGATCCCAATGAGGATGGTCCTGCAGTTATCACTTTTATAGCTGATGAAGCAGGGGAATATGAGATCCCTGTTACCATAACCTATATCGACGATTTTGGTGAAGAGCAGGTCGAAACAAAGGTCAGTATCATCGTTATGGAAAGCAACAGCGGTGCAGGAACAATTCTGCTAGTCCTGCTTGTCCTGGCAGTGATTGGAGGTTTGGTTTACTATAACTACAGGATGAAAAAGTCAAAGGATGAGATCATCAAGCAGCTAATGGAAGGTAGCAATAATCCTGCTGGCAAGAAATTAGAAGAAGAAACTGAAATTGAAGATGAAGAATAAGAGGTCTTCAATATGATCGACGATATCAGGGTGGGAGCTCTTATTGCAGCAAGTACTGTAAAAAGAGGGAACAAAAAAACACTGATGTTCATAGTTTTTGTTCTCTCGCTCATTTTTATGAACTTAGTGTTTCTCCCATCAATGATAGGGGGAATGATGGTTCTATTTACCGGGTATATGCAGGACTACCCTTACGGGGATGTTGTCATTGAACCATCAGGCGACAACACCTACATCAATAATGCCGATGGCGTCTTGCAGAAGGTCCGGGCTGTGGAAGGAGTAAGGGCTGCAACAAAGAGACTGGATGTGGGTGCATCTATTGAGCATAAACAGAATGTTGTAGGTGTAACTCTAACGGGTTTGGTTCCGACAGAAGAGTATGAAATTTCGCGATACCCGTATATTATCACTGAAGGGGATTTTTTAGGCGATCTTTCCAGAGATGAGATTATACTTGGTGCTGCAATCGCAGGCACAAGTCCGGTTTTTGGAGAAATATATGATGATCTGGGTGAAGTCAGGGCAGGATCGCTTGTTGAAGTAACGTACAGCAATGGTGTAAAAAGGACCTATAAGGTCAAAGGCATTATGGAAGGAACATTTGAACTTGTTGACCTTAATGCTCTGGTTCACTACAAAGAGATCGAAGACGTGTATGGTCTGGAAGGGGGCAAAGCCACCAGTGTAGTTGTAAGGGTTGACCAGCCAGAGAGTGAAGATCAGGTTAAGGAAAAGATAAGGGATGCCGGAGTGAATGAGGAGGTTTTCACATGGGCTGATAAATCAGAGACCCTCATAAAGCAGGCAATGCAAAGCATGGGTGCTATTGATACCATGTCCAAGTTCGTGAGCCTGATAGTAGGAGCAGCACTGATACTGATCATAATCTATATCAACATACTTAACAGGAAGAAAGAGATCGGCATTTTAAAAGCGGTAGGCATTACTCCGAGATCGATAGTGTTGTCCTATGCTTTCCTTAGCATGTTCTATGTTTCCCTGGGGATTTTCGCAGGATTGATCCTATACTTGTCACTTATGCTTTACTTCCAGGCGAATCCGGTGATATTCTATGAGACCATGGAGATAAGGCCCGTGATCGATCCTATGCTGCTGATCCAGAGCATAGTTACCATGCTTACGCTTTCAGTGATAGCCGGAACACTTCCTGCATGGAGTGTATCAAGAGAGAGCATACTCAAAGCCATATGGGGTAGATGATATGATCGTTGTGAAAGACCTGAAAAGGTATTATGGTTCAGGTGAGACCACTGTCAAAGCTCTCAATGGTGTTTCTTTCGAGATAAAGAAAGGGCAGTTTGTAGCGATAATGGGGGCATCCGGTAGTGGTAAGACGACTGTCCTGAGGATCCTGGCGTTACTGGACGACGCAACGGATGGGGAGTATACCATCAGGGGATTACAGGTTTCCAATCTTCCTGAAGCAGAGAGAAGCTATTATCGCTTGACCCAGGTCGGTTATGTCTTCCAGGACTATGCTCTTATCAATGAAATGACAGCTGCAGAGAATGTATATGTTCTTTCCATGATGGAAGGTAAGTCAAAAAAGGAGTCTTATAAAACTGCTCTTGAAGCACTTGACAAGGTTGGTCTGAAGGACAAACACGACCGGATCCCTGATGAGCTCTCAGGCGGAGAAAAGCAAAGGGTAGCAATTGCAAGGGCTATTGCAAAGAAACCCGATATCATGTTCGCTGATGAACCCTGTGCGAATCTGGACACCAGGAACTCGAAGCAGGTCCTCGAAGTTTTCAAGGACCTGAATGACAACTATGGCCAGACAATTATAATGGTAACACATGAACCCTGGCATGTTGAGTATGTCGACAGGGTGATAACTCTGGAAGATGGGAAGTTGGTAAGTGATGAGCTAATAGAAGAAAGCGGGAGTGCATGAAAACAGATTTCATGTCCTCTCTTTTATTCAATGATAATTCTATTTTTGGCGAGTGGCATCATCTGGCAACTGCATGAAGTATTCATGTGCTGTACGACAGCTTTATATATCATCCTTGTTTGTTAGGGTTGCTTTTAGAGGCTAGAACTATTTTGATAAATTATAAGTTTAGATGGTATTTCCTTAATTGTATCTACTGTTTTTTCGTATGTTTACCACTCTGGTTATTATCTTTTTTAAGCACTTTAAAGGAAGTGAAATATTTGTTCAACAACATGGAACCAACTGCACCAGTAGAAGCTGGCGAAACATACGACGTGACAATTGAAGATATCGCAAGAGAAGGCGACGGAATTGCTAGAGTAAGCGGTTTTGTAATCTTTGTCCCTGCTGCAAAGGTCGGCGACGAAGTAACAATCAAAGTCACCAAGGTCATGAGAAAGTTCGCATTTGGCGAATTAGTATAATTAATTTAATTAATAAAAAACGTTATTGAAGATCAGATCCTGATCTTCTATCCTTATTTTTTTGTTTCCTGATCTTCATTTAGTTCTCTTTATAGACTTTCATCGTGTGAAACGAATTGTTTATTTTAGCTCTAAACCAGCAGGAATATCACTAATAAGTTAAGATGTTCTGAATCGCGAATAATTTTTCACTTCAATCCAGGGTATAATATGTCATTTGATAATCTTAATCTAATCTACCCGCTTCAGCGGGCATTGTCCGAAGAGGGCTACGTAGAACCCACTCCCATACAGGAGCTATCCATTCCTCATCTGATGAACGGCAGGGATATGATCGGCATCGCACAGACCGGTACCGGCAAGACTGCTGCATTCATATTACCAATTCTTCACAACATGTCTGAGTCCTACAAGGCACCACGTCCCAGATTCCCCAAGGTGCTTGTTCTTGCACCCACAAGGGAACTTGCAGCACAGATAGGGGATAGCTTTTCCACATATGGCAAGTTCACCCGATTCAAGCATACGGTTGTATTCGGCGGCGTTGGGCAGATGCCACAGGTAAAGGCTCTCTCAAAAGGTGTCGATTCACTTGTGGCCACTCCGGGCAGGCTTCTGGACCTGATGGAGCAGGGACATGTCAATCTCTCGAGTGTGGAATATTTCGTACTTGACGAAGCGGACAGGATGCTCGATATGGGCTTCATCAATGATGTGTACAAGATAGTTGACCTGCTTCCACAAAAACGCCAGTCGCTTTTCTTCTCAGCTACTATGTCGCCTGAGATCTCCAAACTCGCCAGAAAATTGCTCAGTAACCCTGCTCATGTAGAGGTCACTCCACAGGCAACAACTGTTGAACGCATAGATCAGTTCATCTTTTTCGTAGATTCAGAGGACAAGAACGAATTGCTTTTGCATTTGTTGAGAGGTAAGCATCTGGAATGTGTTCTCATATTTACACGTACAAAGCACCGGGCCAACAAGGTCACAGAGATGCTCAACAAGAATAACATCCCTGCAGGTGCGATCCACGGTAACAAGTCCCAGACCCACCGTACAAAGACCCTCCAGAGCTTCAAGACCGGAGAATTGCGTGTACTTGTTGCAACTGACATAGCTGCCCGTGGAATTGATATCGAGGATATCTCCCACGTGATCAACTACGATCTGCCGAACATCCCTGAAAGCTACGTGCACCGTATAGGACGTACAGCAAGGGCAGGGGCGGATGGTACAGCATACTCCTTCTGTGCAGCTGATGAGCGAGACTTCCTCCGTGATATCGAAGAGCTCACCAACATGGAGATCGAGGTCGCTGAACACAATTATCACTCCGAAAAGGCCCGGAATGCCACAGGAGATGCAGCAAGACCGGCTCCTAAGAAACAACGAGGCAGAAAGGCAACCCCTGGAAACAAAGGTCGTGGAAGGGGTAGGAAGGCTGACGGCAAAGGTAAAGATAAGGATAAAGGCAGTCGCGGTAATGCCGAAAGCAAATCCAGGGGTGGAGATGTCAGGGGCAAAAAGGGAGCTAGTAGTGGCAGATCTGGTGACAGCCGGAGCAAGAACGCAGGGTCCAAAGGCAAACCGAGCGGCTCTAAAAGTGGAAACAAGACTGGTCGGTCAGGAAATTCCAATACCGGGCAGGGTAGGAATAAGGGTGGAAAGCGGTCTGGTCAGAACTCCGGCAGGTCCGGTAATCGCAAGTGATCGTGCTTATTCAGCTTACAATATCGAGGTTTGACCTATTGGGACGTTGAGTTATTGGATCTTTGGGTATTGGCTTGTATGCTGTTACGCATTGGCCCATAGACAAAGCTCAATAGCAAGGTCAAATAAAATAGCACATTATATTGTATACATGTGGTATACAAAAAACCATAACAAAAAAGAAGGATGCCACACCATCCTCCTTTTGTAAATATTTCTTCAGGCTTCCCTGTGGTGCTCGGTTGATGCCAGGAGATCAATACCGGCATCAGTGAGCCTGTATATGTCTTCTTTGATCACAACGATGTTGGCATTTTTCAGGAAGTCCATGTGATACTTGAAGGAATTGTCATCGACCTCAAGTTCGGCCTTAAGCTGATCTTCGGATTTACCGAAAGCGCCTATGGTCTTTACCATCTTTCTCCTGATTGGGTGTGATGCAGCTTTGTCAAGCATAGCATGTTCGTTCTTTACTCTTTCTCCTTCTGAAGGTTTCTGCATTATGATGTCATCAAGTTCATCGTAATCGTCGTCCATTTATTTTCACCTCGATTATTCAGTTGAGCGGATTATCTTTAATGATTAATAATTTATAATACTATCGTTTTTATTCTGTTGTTTTTTGTTCTTTTATTTTTATGTGTGCGTATTAAGGATAGGATCTGGAGTTATTTCCCTGGTCTGCTTACAATAAGCCTGAATATATCAATAAATGTCACATGCCTGTCTTCTATGATCAGTGCACCTCCCTTTTCTAAATTTCCAGGTGTATCCCGATTTATGTTAAGGGCAACGAGCATGTTTGTTACCGGGGTGATAATATCCTGCATGAAAGCTATCAAACGGTTACTGGAGCGAACATGTTCCAGGTCGATGATCTTTCCAGCCGGCTTACAAACTCTCACGCATTCTTCCACAGTTTTTACAGGGTCAGGGACTGAGCAAAGTACAAGCGTCATCACTACAGAATCAAAGGTATTGTCTTTAAATGCGAGATGCTGGGCATCCATCAGTATAAGATCAATATCAATACCTTTTGCTCTCTCTTTCGATCTTGCTGCCATTCCTGGGGAAAGTTCAATGGCCACCATGCGTACATCTTTCTCCTTTGGGTAGTATCTGAAGTTCCTTCCTGTGCCGAAACCTACCTCAAGGCATCTGCCTTCGACCTTTGAGAAGACCGCCGGTCTCCATCGTTTAAAGGCAATATGTTCTACTATGCCTTCCACAACATCATAAAATCGAGAAAAGCGGTTGAATCGATGAAGCACTGCTTTTGTTTCTGCCACTTTTTATTCCCCAATCCAATTCTGTTCGGATGTTATATTTAGTTTCTGAAATGCTCGCAAAAGATATTTTATCCATCAAAACCAATCCCCTTTAGGGAGGGTAAATTCATGAAGCAGTTACTCAGTTTAATTTCTTTTCTTCTTATATTTCTGGTAATTATGGTCTCCGGATGTGTTTCTTCTGACACCAATGATGGTGGTGACGGCACCTATGACGGTGAAGCGGAAACACTTGAATACCAGGGTGTAAAACTGACTCCGATCAGTGAGCAGAGAGACAATTCTATAAAAGGAACTCCACAAATAAACATTAACACCTATTTCCTGACGGTCGATGGAATGGTGGAAGATCCGCAGTTCCTGACATACGAGCAGATCACTTCTTACCCAAACGTTTCAAAGGTGGTGATGCTTGATTGTGTCGAAGGCTGGAGCTATGTGGCTAAATGGACTGGTATTCCTGTAAAGACCCTTCTTGATGAGGCCGGTGTTCAGGACGGTGCCACCACTGTGATATTCTACTCTGCAGATGGCTATTCCACAGCTCTTGATCTGGACTATCTTGTAGGGAACAACATAATCCTCGGCTACGAACTGAATGATGTGACATTACCAAGGGATCATGGCT is part of the Methanococcoides methylutens MM1 genome and harbors:
- a CDS encoding uroporphyrinogen decarboxylase family protein, whose translation is MAQRMTSPERMMAVMSGQKPDRIPVVPFALGYSSKVLGISLGDWYADGNKCFEAQLASMRLHGYEETPMYGYASCGAWEFGGKIGFPYGKGQGAPYVIEHPVKNIDDIENLSVPDFKDELPGAYKEADKLASRCAEFGMPVSIQVGSVFTTASVVADTSDFLTWIMMEPKSVHVLLSKVADMFINAIDYFADKYGAENLLPFDGGPSESNTMISPDMFGEFAFPYMKRIHSHMKELGVHAVLMHPCANQNGNIPYYVKMREELGWTGKYVWLFGPETPVSSQVKAFGDHDVVCGNIDPSLFITKSYEELVEICRQNILEGKDSPSGFILAPGCEFPVGAPPIKLMAMMDAAEKYGRYE
- a CDS encoding ABC transporter permease, translating into MIDDIRVGALIAASTVKRGNKKTLMFIVFVLSLIFMNLVFLPSMIGGMMVLFTGYMQDYPYGDVVIEPSGDNTYINNADGVLQKVRAVEGVRAATKRLDVGASIEHKQNVVGVTLTGLVPTEEYEISRYPYIITEGDFLGDLSRDEIILGAAIAGTSPVFGEIYDDLGEVRAGSLVEVTYSNGVKRTYKVKGIMEGTFELVDLNALVHYKEIEDVYGLEGGKATSVVVRVDQPESEDQVKEKIRDAGVNEEVFTWADKSETLIKQAMQSMGAIDTMSKFVSLIVGAALILIIIYINILNRKKEIGILKAVGITPRSIVLSYAFLSMFYVSLGIFAGLILYLSLMLYFQANPVIFYETMEIRPVIDPMLLIQSIVTMLTLSVIAGTLPAWSVSRESILKAIWGR
- a CDS encoding GbsR/MarR family transcriptional regulator — translated: METAKKEFQNLVYQSMKSYGLDELSSKLLAVLYSAPDPLTLDDLSKMSGYSFSAVSASMKLLSGVKLVEKTKRSGSKKLYFSVQRDMLTLSINAIKSKNEHMVVPAIQNLPAMIERCRNSDAEESEEMLNIIEDYYQQMVALELIFKKLIEYTENIRTEVNKR
- a CDS encoding class I SAM-dependent methyltransferase, whose product is MAETKAVLHRFNRFSRFYDVVEGIVEHIAFKRWRPAVFSKVEGRCLEVGFGTGRNFRYYPKEKDVRMVAIELSPGMAARSKERAKGIDIDLILMDAQHLAFKDNTFDSVVMTLVLCSVPDPVKTVEECVRVCKPAGKIIDLEHVRSSNRLIAFMQDIITPVTNMLVALNINRDTPGNLEKGGALIIEDRHVTFIDIFRLIVSRPGK
- a CDS encoding molybdopterin-dependent oxidoreductase; protein product: MKQLLSLISFLLIFLVIMVSGCVSSDTNDGGDGTYDGEAETLEYQGVKLTPISEQRDNSIKGTPQININTYFLTVDGMVEDPQFLTYEQITSYPNVSKVVMLDCVEGWSYVAKWTGIPVKTLLDEAGVQDGATTVIFYSADGYSTALDLDYLVGNNIILGYELNDVTLPRDHGYPFQLVAEDKYGYKWAKWVTGIEVTDEPYEGYWESRGYNNNADVGGPRFG
- a CDS encoding DUF2124 domain-containing protein; this encodes MEVINNANGIGGLLTSFRGLVKDSKKVMFIGTAGFCTPFAEIMAYVLRDTPIEVGFIPDIRNHEAKAIVSTPSGMQIGEDIDYHADTVVLLGGLAMPKMNIDVNDIKKNLEDILEGSDSTTVIGVCFQSMFDTQCWIGPVDFDYIIDSDMAVSTIKV
- a CDS encoding ABC transporter ATP-binding protein, with the translated sequence MIVVKDLKRYYGSGETTVKALNGVSFEIKKGQFVAIMGASGSGKTTVLRILALLDDATDGEYTIRGLQVSNLPEAERSYYRLTQVGYVFQDYALINEMTAAENVYVLSMMEGKSKKESYKTALEALDKVGLKDKHDRIPDELSGGEKQRVAIARAIAKKPDIMFADEPCANLDTRNSKQVLEVFKDLNDNYGQTIIMVTHEPWHVEYVDRVITLEDGKLVSDELIEESGSA
- a CDS encoding DEAD/DEAH box helicase; amino-acid sequence: MSFDNLNLIYPLQRALSEEGYVEPTPIQELSIPHLMNGRDMIGIAQTGTGKTAAFILPILHNMSESYKAPRPRFPKVLVLAPTRELAAQIGDSFSTYGKFTRFKHTVVFGGVGQMPQVKALSKGVDSLVATPGRLLDLMEQGHVNLSSVEYFVLDEADRMLDMGFINDVYKIVDLLPQKRQSLFFSATMSPEISKLARKLLSNPAHVEVTPQATTVERIDQFIFFVDSEDKNELLLHLLRGKHLECVLIFTRTKHRANKVTEMLNKNNIPAGAIHGNKSQTHRTKTLQSFKTGELRVLVATDIAARGIDIEDISHVINYDLPNIPESYVHRIGRTARAGADGTAYSFCAADERDFLRDIEELTNMEIEVAEHNYHSEKARNATGDAARPAPKKQRGRKATPGNKGRGRGRKADGKGKDKDKGSRGNAESKSRGGDVRGKKGASSGRSGDSRSKNAGSKGKPSGSKSGNKTGRSGNSNTGQGRNKGGKRSGQNSGRSGNRK
- the mch gene encoding methenyltetrahydromethanopterin cyclohydrolase, which produces MISVNEKGLAIIDEMLDWEEEIKVESKELENGATIIDCGVNVEGGYDAGMYLSRLCLADLAEISYTKVDLDGLPVPAIQVATDHPTIACMASQYAGWRIAVGDYFGMGSGPARGLGLKPKELYEEIGYKDDADAAVLVMESDKLPTEEIVEYIAKHCSVEPQNVYVAVAPTSSIAGSVQISARVVETGIHKLESIGFDINTIKSGFGVAPIAPIVGDDTKCMGSTNDCIIYCGETYYTVDYGDAEKLEDFVKKAPSTTSRDFGKPFFTTFKEAGFDFFKVDAGMFAPAKITINDVATKKSFTSGRINPGILLESFGIKNV
- a CDS encoding TRAM domain-containing protein, producing MEPTAPVEAGETYDVTIEDIAREGDGIARVSGFVIFVPAAKVGDEVTIKVTKVMRKFAFGELV
- a CDS encoding COG1361 S-layer family protein, encoding MNPNVKPLCLLLLVLAVAITGTTTASADDSFTGGIICLNAEIKELSPSSVGIDEEFTLAIDLESCGSEAPKDITFEIISIPPDIIVTEDLVTRIAEFSYPSSERNLIYHMRTTPDANPGPHIIKMKLTYANKELETTKYYEVDVRVTGEDAEPRISSVTTNPEYIYEGDTVDLTLGIENYGEAIAKSVSVSVDHDFKGIKNSTIGTLGLNGSQTALFKFKADSAGEFNIPVIIGYEDDFGMQQDEYDITITVLDKKGSLHLASVKVDPVIPSVDDTVELTMRIENSGDRRINSIRVYADHPFMGLKESFIGTLDPNEDGPAVITFIADEAGEYEIPVTITYIDDFGEEQVETKVSIIVMESNSGAGTILLVLLVLAVIGGLVYYNYRMKKSKDEIIKQLMEGSNNPAGKKLEEETEIEDEE